A region of the Ciona intestinalis chromosome 12, KH, whole genome shotgun sequence genome:
GCTAATTAAACTGAACTAATATAGATTGTAATAACCCATGACGCACGCCACCATCTTACCCACTCTCTCTTGTGTACATAAGGTAGCTGGCCTCATTCCCACGTTCCACAAATTCTATGCACGGCATTCTAACGTTGTATTCGCGCAAAACATCTTTTATTAACTCGCGGTCATCAAAGTCATATTGAGAGTGAATGACGTACGGGATTTTCTCTCCCCATCTAAATgcataaacatatagtagggttgggaaagatttattctattttttaatatattttctcgttctgtttggtagtatacaaaggacgttaaataaattataaaacggtatcctcaagactcctatagactgttgctatttgtttaaaacatggatttttccccacagtactatatctataattaatactatttacattataaatatatatattgtaaagtaatgctacagaaaaatattttgaatttattttacttcaaATTTTCGTCGACAATTGCATTCTTTTCATTTGAGGCAGGGTGTAGCAGAATGTCGCCTTCAAAATAATCAACACCAAGTTTCGAGTTCACCGACAAAATGTTGTCCATAACCCCTGGGTAACAAGATACATGGTGgtcataaaacaacaaacgaaAAATCATGAAATGTGTCAGACGCAGTAGgacagttggttagcacgcctgactttaacccagaggtagtcggttcaaggcttgttgctgctaccattatgggcatatgtgtccttgggcaagacactcaactgcaattgctccaacccagtggccagtaatgggttgtccaaattatcggctacacataaaaaaaataaaaaaatcctctaaaaaatcacccacaaagtaacatacttggtaactcacaAGCTGGcaaaaggtgtataaaatagaacacccgtgtttaacgactattgttttccggccacgtgaggataaagtaagttagatTCAAATAACTGAAGCATTTTAatacagtattaaaaaaagatataaataaatgtatttattaaacttcACGTGGCGAGAAcaacagtcgatataacacagATTTTCGGAataatacaccttgtgctcgcttaatagttaccacatatgcaaccttgtgtttttttaaggctgcaattttgacaaaccataagtgaccactgggttggggcaattgccgttaagtgtcttgcccaaggacaaatacgtccacaatggtagcagcaacgagccttgaactagCACCCTCTGTGCTGGAGGCAGGCGTGATAACCACTGTGTCACGTTGCcggtttcaatttttttttgtttaataaacacaaCTTATAAAAATGGCTATAATGCGATGGCTCACTTGAAACGAAAAAGTCACTTGGTAATCTGAAAAAACTTTTGCGTTCCTTccaaaaaatcataaattgtttaacatttgaaaaataaaattataaaattttaaacatttacctTTTGGCTTTAGTGTGGAGTTGAATAAATCATCCTGAAAATcatatgtaaattttttataaattgattttaaaacttttaggGTGGTATGCAAAAAGTTCAATCAACAGTGATTATGGATTATCCtcaaaaacttaaacaacaaaatcagGTATTTAAGTGTCTGGTGGCCTGGCAAATTGGAAGTTTTCAGAGTTGGTAACGCGGCATAACATTGATTTCTGTAAATCTACGTCAAATAGATTGTATTGGGTCGTGTTTATAGATTTTTACTGGGTTTGGgcccttttaaaaaaatgttcttcGGATGACTaattatactttctgcataccactTAAGTTTTTTGCTTGATCGCCATTTAGTTAAACTAAGATCAAGTAGAAACTTAAGCACACTTTAtgtgtggctaataatttggacaacccattggtgaccactgggttggagcaattgtcgttaaatgtcttgcccaagaacacatacacctacaatggtagcaacttcgagccttgaacccataacctctaggttacaggcaggtgcactaaccactataccacggcgccggacggATATTACCcttaaagttttattaagtAACTTACCCGATTTAAAGGCAATCCAATGACGAGTAGCAAACATTGAAAGGctattgtaacttgtaacaaTACTCCCATTGCGATGTCATAAATAAGATGTAATCGTGAATAAATTGACTACATTCTgaaatcatatataaataaataaaaataagtaaaaatactaaaactaatttttttaatttgtttaaataaataattgaagtcccaacatttaaaaaaatgtaagcaCATATAGTAACTTGAAACtcactttaaaattattttgaatttatacttttgatatatatataacacattttaacatttaacaaaaacatttaattcaaaaacaaacatttttgtagAACATTGGAAAAACATCAAAACAGCAAAAGAGATAAAccacatacataaaaattatatttcaaattCACAATTCTACCTTTATAATCAATTGTtgcattcaaaaaattacaccgaaaaaaagtaagtaaaaatactaaaaaaaatgaaaaaaaacaacaaaatattgtcgAATTTATTTGTACACTAAAAAAAGTgacacaaaatatttgaaacaattttgaaaaaaaacaaaataattagttGAATTTATTTGTACGCTACCTTCACCACTGCTGCATTGAAATGCAATGTGTGGTTTTACAGCATTATCATCATTGCTTCCATCATTCCACATATAGCTGAGTAAACATGGACATTGTGTTTGCAATGGAAGGGGTAAACATTTCATGACGTCTCTGTAAAACATGACGCATTAAATTTACAAGTTCGATGTAAAAGTTGAGTGGCATTATGTGTAAGTAAATATAGCTGCATTTTTTTTGACATGCAgcagtttgattgacaggtgggtTTTGTTcaggtttgattgacaggtgagtGTTTTTtaggtttgattgacaggtgagcATTGTTtaggtttgattgacaggtgggtTTGCTTAAgcttgattgacaggtgagtGTTGCTAAAGATTGATTGACAGGTAAGTGTTGCTcaggtttgattgacaggtaggtttgtttaggttttattGAAAGATAAGTGTTGCTTGacttttatttacttttataatacAGATCCCGGCGCCATGACAAGGTGTTTTAAatgctcgtcgttgctaccattgtggccgtatatgtgtccttgggcaagacacttaacgacaattgctccaactcggTGGTCACTGattgattgttaaaattattacccagacataaaaaaaatatttattcataaagtaacatacttggtaacttgtaagctggcatgaggtatacgaaacagaacatatttgttataacgactgttgttttccggccacggtAGGATATATCAGAGGTGTAAAAATATCTCGTCCCCCTTTTGtgcaacaacagttgtcagCTGTTAAACGTCTGTTGAACTTtctatttaaacagtttagttGTTCAGACGGCtgaattataataaatacagAAAGCGCTAATGTTTGGAACTTAAACTGTACTACAGAGTAATATATAAACTGAAAAGCTAGCTTTTATTTTGAATCAATTCTAATCAGGGAATTTCACGCAGGGTAAACCCCTATTgagaaacttttaaaatctataactttttcattattgagctgtaaaaaagtttttctgatttaaattaaaaatgtaaaattgaaGTAATTTACAGCAGAAAAGTTATACTATTGTTATTTTGGGCTATTCCAACAGTAAACggtattcaaaataaaatctaGTTATTGTCGCCATTAATGATCTCACATTATGAGCGTGTCCATTAATGGGCTTCCGCTGGGGGCAGCAATGACCCAccatttttctttgttacgtcacagaacaAACGTTACGTAAAGTTTATGTTGTCAAGCTGAATATAAGGATACGTTTGTACGTAAATTATTTAGTTATGTAAAAGgtgtttttgttatataattttattatatatggttaaaaatagtttaaaaatctaaatttaatctgtaattatttgtttagttgtgtttaattttatgtacGAATTAAAGGTGTTTAAACAAtcgtttttagtttatttcttattattatataattcttataTCTGTCagatctttatttttattcaaacttcCATATTAAAAGTGATAAAGTAACTTTATGTTGGATCtattttcaatatatatttatatatataattataatatatatatatttaattaataatatacttttgcacattttggtgctagtgaaaaatcttccatatcaaatatttttggaaaagttaatttgaaaataCTTAACAGAAAACGCTTTcgcataaaaataaactattaaaaaaaatgtgggTGCTAGTGAANNNNNNNNNNNNNNNNNNNNNNNNNNNNNNNNNNNNNNNNNNNNNNNNNNGGATTACCAATATACTTTTGCTcattttggtgctagtgaaaaatcttccccccccccaccttatttgctaaccactaacccctaggttaggtgttccgtgttgatggttagggggttagtggttataggagtTAGGGTTTAgtagttagcaaataaggtggggggaagaaGACTCTTCGagtcttcactagcacccacattttttttaatagtttatttttatgcgAAAGCGtttctgttaaatattttcaaattaacttttccaaaaatatttgatatgGAGTGGCACAATGGTAAGCATGACTGTCTCTACGCCAGAGGTGACTGGTTCAAGACTggctgctgctaccattgtaggcttacgtgtctttgggcaagacaactGCTATTGCCCAAACCTGGtagtcactattgggttgtctaaattatcatcTATAGAGAAAACAATcacataaaaagttacataactagaggtgtatgaaacagaacatccatgttataacgactatcgtttctCGCTAGctaagataaagcaagttaaatttatttattcgttCATTTCAGGTCAGTCTTAAACTTGTGTTGTAGTCGTGATattgtttgttaataaatGACAGCGCATTCTATATGTTTTTACCTCAATATTAAAAACTCACGAAACCAACATGGCAGTCAGATGTGGATGTTCTGCTCTGCATTCGCGCATAAACAGACTTGTCTCTTCTCCCCCACATCTTCATAAACTTATTATCCAAGATTCTGCCGCAATTTCTGGAAGACATTTATCGCAAAGCTCTTTTTCTGAAGGCCGGAACTCCAGATTTCCGAATTTTGTTGACACTTCTTCGTTTTTAAGTAAACCCACATACGTGTTTCGTTTCGCCAACTATGCAACTGATAATAACAACGACGGGGGCCCTGAGGATGATATAACTGACGAAACATCGCCGAAAGCCCCACCGAAAGACAAAAACCCCACAGTTTTATCCTCAAACGACAAAGGGGGTTCCAAAGAGGGTTCTGGAGGGAAATCCTCTAGTGGGTTAAGCGGGGGTAAAAGTGGGGGCAGAAAGAGGGGTGCAGGGAGTAATCAGTTCACTGGGATACTTTGCCCCAGCTGTGGAAGTCCCTGCGTCAAAACTGACACTGTTGGTAAGAATCCTCTATTACAGTGGCTTCGTTTCTTTAACATTCTAAGGGCTTATGACAAGGGGCATATTTAAGTCAAGGAAGTCTAGACCCCCCTTTTCATGAAAAATATGACATGAAAAATGCactttaaattcatttttattaaagttttataggATTATGGCCAAAGGTGTATTAAGGGGGGTCTAAGGGGCCTTGCCCCCCCTTTTCATATaaagtataatattaaacagccATGTTTTGTTATGCCACACctcacatataatatataatatagcaCAAACATGAAATTATACTCTGATGTggcttttgtatttttcaacaaaacgTTAATTTTCAGCTTCATCAAGATTTGTCCGATGCTCCAACTCGGAATGCAGCAATTTGTTCACCCTCGACAGTCACCCACAACCCCAAACAAACCCCAACCCAACTGAAACTGTCTGGGATCAAAAACCACCCCCGCCACCTAGAAAAGTAAGATGAatggttaaaataatttgaaatttttaagtaGTTTTTCCCTTTGCCTCTTTTTAAAACGTACTGtgttgctgctaattccctttcCTTTGATGTTTTCTTTCTAATTTGATCTGTTTCACTAACCTATTGCCCTGTTGctgtgtgtgtctggtgtataaggagacacccatgttataactcaacagtgagcatgagctgtatgaatacaccatgttttgtcctgtgtataagaagacacccatgttataactcgatagtgagcatgaggtgtatgaataaccatgtgtgtctggtgtataagaatacactcatgttataactcagcagtgagcatgaggtgtatgaatacaccatgttttgtctggtgtataagaaggcacccatgttataactcgacagcgagcatgaggtatttaaatacaccatgtgtgtctggtgtataagaagacacccatgttataactcaacagtgaacaTGGGGTGTtcgtgtatgaatacaccatgttttgtctggtgtataagaatacactcatgttataactcagcagtgagcatgaggtgtatgaatacaccatgttttgtctggtgtataagaaggcacccatgttataactcgacagcgagcatgaggtatttaaatacaccatgtgtgtctggtgtataagaagacacccatgttataacttgacagtgagcatgaggtatttAAGGTCTTATTCTCCATAGCCTATATCATATAAATTTATGTTCATTTACAGATTTGTGAATTCTTGGACAAATACGTTGTGGGCCAAAGTCACGCCAAAAAAGTCCTGTCAGTTGCTGTGTACAACCATTATAAAAggatatataaaaacataccaactaataaacaacctaatgCTACAGCAAGCCAAGCAGAAGGACCGCATATGTATTCTTCAAGAGGTAATTTAACTAACTGGTAATATTGTtgcttgtgttataactaagGCAATTTAATCTGGGTGATTATTAAcgtatactagggtggggtagatgggacacttttttattcattttttgtcccatttggtagtacacaaagaacattccaagaattataaaatcatatcttcacgactcacatataccgttgttaattgttttaaacacaattaggatattttgatattatgtgctaagggtggCCCGTCTTCCCCTGTTCTACTATATGACAAATATCCCTTAGCCTTGAGTCAGGAACCTTTTAGGCCTAAGAGAGCCATAAAAgctacatatttttaaatttatttttgtgagagCTATGTACTATTTTGCTTAGAAGAAAATCTGgtagaaaaaaacagttggatttacagaattacgtttgtaaacaaattaaagcGACCGAAATAACGCCTGGTGTTTCTTAGcacgatttttaaaaatggtttgttttggTTGTTTGTTACAATTGGAATGTTACCTTACGGAAAATTACAGAAACAACAATCAAGCTAGAAATGCTTACTTAGATTTATCTCTGAGCCTtgcgtttaaaaaaagttgcgTTTGTTTCTTATtaccaaaacaatattttagcAGTTTCCAGTTGCAGTTGGTCAGACATTGAGTCAAATTTCtatgatttaaataaagataataaTTGTGTAGGACTGTAGGGcaacattaatataaatttgttgcaaaatttgcaaaatattttaaataggtatttaagttttattaaactgaAGTTAAAAATTGccagttttaaagtttaaatatcaaattGTTGACGTGAGTAATGAACTGTATGTCGTGTATACATTGGACTATGGACTGTTTTGGCAGCTTTTGAGGTTAAAAGCTAATACTTTAAAGGCAGGTGTTTGTTcatgtgttttgtattgtatgtGGGTGTGTATGTTTACTATGTTACTCtgtgtgtattatatataaagtgaatgaatgaatataacttgctttatcctcgcgttttcggaaaacgacagccattatgtgtttatacatttcttacgagttactatgtatgttactttgttggtattatatataaactgaatgaatgagtgtaacttgcttaatcctcgcatggttggaaaacgacagtcgttataacacggctgttcatacacctcgtgccagcttacgagttacatgtacgttactttgtgggtgattatttttgttgcgtttttcatttttttatgtgtggttaatgatttggacaacccattagtaaccactgggtctGAGCAGTTCTTACTGTTAGGTTGCTtatccaaggacacatacacccacgaAGTAT
Encoded here:
- the LOC100177682 gene encoding uncharacterized protein LOC100177682 isoform X2 codes for the protein MAVRCGCSALHSRINRLVSSPPHLHKLIIQDSAAISGRHLSQSSFSEGRNSRFPNFVDTSSFLSKPTYVFRFANYATDNNNDGGPEDDITDETSPKAPPKDKNPTVLSSNDKGGSKEGSGGKSSSGLSGGKSGGRKRGAGSNQFTGILCPSCGSPCVKTDTVASSRFVRCSNSECSNLFTLDSHPQPQTNPNPTETVWDQKPPPPPRKICEFLDKYVVGQSHAKKVLSVAVYNHYKRIYKNIPTNKQPNATASQAEGPHMYSSRDYLYEKYKTSSEDIAVINKGSKEQHGSVICIGTKHGVARWAGTPQNVCTALISEFNS